A stretch of the Leptidea sinapis chromosome 17, ilLepSina1.1, whole genome shotgun sequence genome encodes the following:
- the LOC126969246 gene encoding probable G-protein coupled receptor 158 — translation MYEWLGGSPLCDNLTTDCEAVPSQTDDRMLEYQCKCSSDHWHATGGNWISGRKLSEIGQLSCTPCGLGSNSTACLPEVFRAVLLGANLSGMLLCLIIGLIVFKKRKSKAVAMGMWTVLEVVLIGAMFMYGSAASQYISSARWRCVTGAWLRELGFVASYGSVVLRLWVLLAEFRTRKAHRWTPRDAEVLRIVAAMIIGAGCYLAAFTATSACEETVGGGCARTSWHHVTAAAEILLLMAGLRISYAARNANVPFQERCWLAACLWLEGTCGVSWRMSALAGVAPERSPLAAAARAHLSSGGVLACVLAPRLWHGCRARSLAQEVSRRGPAEGFGLDCEEEPTSEEVRAELKRLYLQLEVMRSTSLRCNNPHISKRRGGRKNPHRRFSLQALQARRGGKNKSSTAEASDVGDVSRTPEDSICSAEGPSHYTEGETQA, via the exons ATGTACGAATGGCTCGGTGGTTCTCCGCTTTGCGACAATCTGACCACGGATTGTGAAGCTGTACCGTCTCAAACTGATGATCGGATGTTAGAA TATCAATGTAAATGCAGTTCAGATCATTGGCACGCAACTGGTGGTAATTGGATAAGTGGCAGAAAGTTATCTGAAATAGGCCAATTGAGTTGTACTCCTTGTGGCTTGGGAAGTAACTCCACAGCATGTCTCCCGGAAGTATTCAGAGCTGTGTTACTTGGTGCCAATCTGTCTGGCATGCTCCTGTGTTTGATAATTGGACTGATTGTTTTCAAAAAAAGGAAAAGCAAA GCGGTGGCTATGGGGATGTGGACAGTTTTAGAAGTTGTTCTTATTGGCGCAATGTTTATGTATGGCTCG GCTGCTTCTCAGTACATATCGTCGGCCAGGTGGCGCTGCGTCACTGGTGCCTGGCTTCGAGAACTTGGCTTTGTTGCTTCGTATGGCTCCGTAGTGCTGAGACTGTGGGTTTTGCTGGCTGAGTTTAGGACGAGGAAAGCTCACAGGTGGACCCCTAGAGACGCTGAG GTGCTCCGGATAGTGGCGGCGATGATCATAGGAGCTGGATGTTATCTTGCTGCGTTCACGGCAACCTCAGCATGTGAGGAAACTGTGGGGGGAGGGTGTGCCCGAACCTCCTGGCATCATGTTACAGCTGCTGCAGAAATTCTGTTGCTCATGGCTGGGCTCAGGATATCGTATGCTGCAAGAAACGCTAACGTGCCATTTCAA GAACGATGCTGGCTAGCCGCGTGTCTCTGGCTAGAGGGCACGTGTGGTGTATCATGGCGTATGTCAGCCCTGGCCGGCGTGGCTCCGGAGCGGTCACCGCTGGCTGCAGCGGCGAGGGCTCACCTGTCTTCAGGGGGGGTTCTTGCCTGTGTCCTGGCACCAAGATTGTGGCACGGCTGTCGAGCCAGATCGCTTGCACAGGAG GTATCACGACGTGGCCCTGCAGAAGGGTTTGGTCTAGACTGTGAGGAGGAACCAACTTCGGAAGAAGTCCGAGCTGAACTGAAGAGGCTTTACTTACAACTGGAGGTTATGAGAAGTACTTCACTGCGCTGTAACAACCCACATATTAGCAAGCGTAGAGGGGGAAGGAAAAACCCACATCGGCGGTTTTCATTGCAA GCATTACAGGCGCGTCGTGGGGGCAAGAACAAAAGTAGTACAGCAGAAGCGAGCGATGTGGGAGATGTATCGAGGACTCCTGAGGACTCTATTTGTTCTGCTGAAGGTCCGTCGCACTACACTGAAGGAGAGACACAAGCATAG